One genomic segment of Pristiophorus japonicus isolate sPriJap1 chromosome 8, sPriJap1.hap1, whole genome shotgun sequence includes these proteins:
- the LOC139269247 gene encoding zona pellucida sperm-binding protein 3-like, whose translation MIWVGSLVMLLVITVAGEQRAVLQHGIAHSCGNSTLTVYVSMDFFSGVDASAFRLGNCPASGFSSPRVLSFQYGLQDCRAGRLVTDKEMVYWNYLKYEASPALGMEQPQLNTRLECRYPVDEVPVPVTAFPVTAFLDGDGSLVFSMKIMTDDWTVERPDSVFFLGASINLEASVIATYHQDLRLYLEECIATPTSSLDKSPENYTIINNYGCFVDGKTGNSKYLPRSDGSHLQFVVQAFKFISLEEADIYIHCKALVWDPIWNASLLHKACSFDQQTESWQLLDAPLQSSLCDCCNSICQSRHKRAKESKTGISHIIKVGPLRVQSAQSGSRTSANIQKAMLLATPLLACFLGILLLSVYKWKIRHVHYSC comes from the exons ATGATTTGGGTCGGGAGTTTAGTGATGCTCTTGGTGATAACTGTGGCAGGAGAGCAACGAGCAG TGCTTCAACATGGCATCGCTCACTCCTGCGGCAACTCGACCCTGACTGTGTATGTATCGATGGATTTCTTCTCTGGCGTTGATGCTTCCGCTTTTCGGCTGGGAAACTGCCCCGCTTCAGGCTTCAGCTCCCCCCGAGTCCTGTCCTTCCAGTATGGGCTGCAGGATTGCCGGGCCGGCCGACTG gtGACCGATAAGGAGATGGTTTACTGGAACTACCTGAAGTATGAGGCCAGCCCAGCCCTTGGTATGGAGCAGCCGCAGCTCAACACTCGCCTGGAATGTCGCTATCCCGT GGATGAAGTACCTGTACCTGTGACTGCATTTCCAGTAACTGCTTTTCTGGATGGTGATGGTAGCTTGGTATTTTCCATGAAAATAATGACTG ATGATTGGACTGTTGAAAGGCCAGATTCTGTATTCTTCCTGGGTGCTTCCATTAACCTAGAAGCCTCTGTCATTGCCACATATCACCAGGACCTCCGCCTCTATCTGGAAGAATGTATCGCCACCCCGACCAGCTCACTGGACAAATCTCCAGAGAATTATACAATCATAAACAACTATGG ATGTTTTGTTGATGGGAAAACTGGAAATTCCAAGTACTTGCCCAGAAGTGATGGGTCACACCTTCAATTTGTTGTGCAAGCATTTAAATTCATCAGTCTGGAGGAAGCTGAT ATTTATATACACTGTAAAGCTCTAGTATGGGACCCTATTTGGAATGCAAGTCTCTTGCACAAAGCATGTTCTTTTGACCAGCAAACTGAAAG TTGGCAGCTCTTGGATGCTCCATTACAAAGTTCCCTGTGTGACTGCTGTAACTCAATCTGCCAATCTCGccataaacgagccaaag aaTCAAAAACTGGCATTAGTCACATAATTAAAGTTGGTCCATTGAGAGTGCAGAGTGCCCAGTCTGGATCCAGAACTTCAGCCAACATTCAAAAAG caatgctTTTGGCTACTCCCCTGCTAGCTTGCTTTTTGGGGATCCTGCTCCTGAGCGTGTACAAATGGAAGATCAGGCATGTACACTACAGCTGCTGA